The Malus domestica chromosome 06, GDT2T_hap1 genome has a segment encoding these proteins:
- the LOC103456007 gene encoding phosphopantothenoylcysteine decarboxylase-like produces the protein MTSSEPASPEIEQQANSAPRRPRILLAASGSVAAIKFGNLCHSFSEWAEVKAVATRASLHFIDRASLPKDVILYTEEDEWSTWNKVGDSVLHIELRSWADILVIAPLSANTLGKIAGGLCDNLLTCIVRAWDYSKPFFVAPAMNTLMWKNPFTEQHIMSIDELGVSLIPPVTKRLACGDYGNGAMAEPSVIYSTVRLFFESRVQQSGNIVQQPV, from the exons ATGACGAGCTCTGAACCTGCGAGTCCAGAGATTGAGCAACAAGCCAATTCTGCCCCAAGGAGGCCTCGGATTCTACTTGCTGCTAGCGGAAGTGTAGCTGCCATAAAGTTTGGCAACCTATGCCATAGTTTTTCGGAATGGGCAGAAGTAAAAGCAGTTGCCACAAGAGCATCTTTGCATTTCATTGATAGAGCATCACTTCCCAAGGATGTAATCCTGTACACCGAAGAGGATGAATGGTCCACCTGGAACAAAGTTGGTGATAGTGTGCTTCACATTGAGCTCCGCAGTTGGGCTGATATCTTGGTTATCGCCCCATTGTCAGCAAACACACTAGGCAAG ATTGCTGGGGGATTGTGTGACAATCTACTGACCTGCATTGTACGAGCATGGGACTACAGCAAGCCTTTCTTCGTTGCACCAGCCATGAACACTTTGATGTGGAAGAATCCCTTCACGGAGCAACATATCATGTCGATTGATGAACTTGGAGTTTCACTCATCCCACCTGTGACGAAGAGGCTGGCTTGTGGAGATTACGGGAATGGAGCAATGGCAGAACCTTCTGTGATTTATTCCACTGTAAGGCTCTTTTTCGAGTCACGAGTTCAACAGAGTGGTAATATCGTTCAGCAACCAGTATAA
- the LOC103424701 gene encoding E3 ubiquitin-protein ligase AIRP2-like produces the protein MLDYYEQLASRPSYHDYLKVVEADIQHANMLAASIPRSKGGTVLQMKLVYNDLAHIFLFLLQWIDCSSSCLLSSYLNLFHVIVYKVHSDGRSNISSCGRKATISEFYNVILPSLQRLHGDSLEIDLTQEESLEMAARKRYNDKIKLLDVDLEREDECGICLVPCTKMVLPNCCHAMCINCYREWNTRSESCPFCRGSIKRVNSGDLWVLTCGSDVVDTQTVLKEDILRFYLFINRLPKDLPDALFLMYYEYLI, from the exons ATGTTGGATTACTATGAGCAGCTTGCTTCCAGGCCTTCTTACCATGAttatctcaaggttgttgaggcAGATATTCAGCATGCCAATATGCT GGCAGCTTCTATCCCCCGAAGCAAGGGTGGTACGGTTCTTCAAATGAAATTGGTTTACAATGACTTGGCACACATTTTCCTGTTTTTGCTTCAATGGATCGATTGCTCCTCTTCGTGTTTACTTTCAAGTTACTTAAATCTTTTCCACGTTATTGTTTATAAG GTACACTCAGATGGGAGATCAAATATCTCTTCATGTGGAAGGAAAGCTACCATCAGCGAATTCTACA ATGTTATATTACCGTCCCTTCAGCGTCTCCACGGTGATTCATTGGAGATAGATCTCACCCAAGAGGAATCTCTAGAGATGGCTGCTAGAAAAAGATACAACGATAAGATAAAGCTTTTGGATGTGGACTTGGAGAGAGAAGATGAATGTGGCATCTGCTTGGTACCTTGCACCAAAATGGTTTTGCCGAACTGCTGCCATGCCATGTGCATTAATTGCTACCGTGAATG GAACACAAGATCAGAATCTTGCCCTTTTTGCCGGGGAAGTATAAAAAGAGTAAACTCAGGGGACCTGTGGGTTCTGACCTGCGGTAGCGATGTGGTTGACACTCAAACCGTGTTGAAGGAAGATATCTTGCGGTTCTACCTTTTTATCAACAGACTACCCAAAGATCTCCCAGACGCTCTGTTCTTAATGTACTACGAGTACTTAATTTGA
- the LOC103456010 gene encoding GDSL esterase/lipase At3g48460-like, producing the protein MASSSSSFPTSWQITLVTLTILISSLLSSSISASAAATKQNPALPFKKIYAFGDSFTDTGNTRSISGPSGFGHVSNAPYGITYFHHPTNRYSDGRLVIDFVAESLSLPYLQPYRAVSSNATADSTHGVNFAVAGSTAIEHEFFVKNNLSLDITPQSILTQLLWFNKFLQSKGCKVGGPRCKFDDALFWVGEIGVNDYAYTLGSDVPGDTIQKLGISRVTSFLQALLKKGAKSVVVQGLPLSGCLPLSMTLAPEDDRDRIGCVKSVNHQTYSHNLVLQAKLHELRTQFPHAVIAYADYWNAYLTVMKSPSQYGFTERFKACCGSGDPYNFDVSATCGTPSATVCKSPSQYINWDGVHLTEAMYKVLSDTFLKGNATHPPFSYLLDRKLRNG; encoded by the exons AtggcttcctcttcttcttcatttcccACATCTTGGCAAATTACCCTCGTTACCCTCACCATCTTGATCTCCTCCCTCCTCTCCTCCTCTATCTCCGCCTCCGCGGCcgcaacaaaacaaaaccctgCCTTGCCCTTCAAGAAAATCTACGCCTTTGGTGACTCATTCACAGACACAGGCAATACAAGGTCCATCTCAGGCCCTAGCGGCTTCGGCCACGTCTCAAACGCTCCCTACGGCATCACCTACTTTCACCACCCCACAAACCGCTACTCCGACGGACGCCTAGTCATTGACTTCGTCGCCGAGTCACTCTCCTTGCCCTACTTGCAACCCTACCGCGCCGTTTCGAGCAATGCCACAGCAGACTCAACTCACGGAGTTAACTTCGCCGTCGCCGGCTCCACCGCCATAGAGCACGAGTTCTTTGTGAAGAACAACCTCAGCCTTGACATTACTCCTCAGTCTATCCTGACTCAGCTGCTTTGGTTCAACAAGTTCTTGCAAAGTAAAGGTTGCAAAGTTGGAGGACCACGTTGCAAATTTGATGATGCACTTTTTTGGGTTGGAGAAATTGGGGTCAATGATTATGCTTATACACTTGGATCTGATGTGCCTGGTGATACAATTCAGAAGCTTGGGATCAGTAGGGTTACTAGTTTTCTCCAG GCATTGTTAAAGAAGGGTGCAAAATCCGTTGTCGTCCAAGGTCTGCCACTTTCAGGGTGCTTGCCATTGTCAATGACGTTGGCGCCGGAAGACGACAGAGACCGCATCGGATGTGTCAAGAGCGTCAACCACCAAACCTACAGCCACAACCTTGTGCTCCAAGCAAAGTTGCATGAACTCCGGACACAGTTTCCCCATGCTGTCATAGCCTATGCTGACTACTGGAATGCATACCTCACAGTAATGAAGAGTCCGAGCCAGTACGGTTTCACGGAGAGATTCAAGGCCTGCTGCGGGAGCGGTGACCCCTACAACTTTGACGTGTCTGCCACGTGCGGCACGCCTTCTGCCACCGTCTGTAAAAGCCCGTCTCAGTACATAAATTGGGATGGAGTTCATCTCACTGAAGCTATGTACAAGGTGCTTTCTGATACGTTCCTAAAAGGCAATGCCACTCACCCTCCTTTCAGTTACTTGTTGGACAGGAAACTGCGTAATGGATGA